The DNA region AAGGCCTCGGCCTCGCCCTGCTCGTTGCGGGTGGTCGAGATGTTCGCCAGGTTCGACGTGATGGCGTTGAGCCGAGTCCGCTGCGCCACCAGGGCGCTCGTGCTGACGTCGAAGGCGTTGAACATGGGAAGATCCGGGCTTGGGGGCCGATGGGTCGCAGCGTCACCGGGGTCGAACAGGGGGAAGCTTCACTGTCGCGGGCGTGTTCTACTTGACCGTTCGACCCGGTCGCTTACACGCCTCGTTCGCTGATCGCGGACCGCATCAGTCGGAACTGTTGCGATAGCAGACTGACCGCCATGTTGTGCATTGATTGGTTCTTTGAGATCTCCGCCACCTGGTTTTCGATGCTCACGTCCGTGCCGTCGTGTCGCAGCATGCCGGCGAGCGACTCGCTGACCGCGGCGAACTCGTCGGCCCGCTCGGTGCGGGGCGCAGCAAGCAGGCCCGGCGATCCGATTTCGGATGCGTCGGGGCGGTTGCGGCGCGACTCGACCGCGTTCTTCAGTTTTTCCTGGAACAACTGGGGAGAAAGATCGCGCGACTTATAGCCGGGAGTGTCAAGGTTCGCAATGTTGCCCGCGAGCACCCCGTGCCGCGCCTCGGCAAAGTTCACCACCTGCTCCAGCACAGGCACCGTTGAGCCTTGGAATAGATTGGCGAGCATGCTTGCGTCCGCTGGCGTGTTGAGGGGGTTTAGTGAGCTAAAGCAACCCGCGTGCCGAACGACCGACCGCTTCGCTGCGCCGCGCGATTCTGCCGGGATTCGCCGCCTGAGCGCTGGGGCGTCACGGCGCGTGCGGCGCCTTCTGCCGATTGCTAGCGGCGCGAATGTGCATGGCGAGCCGTCGGCGTCAGCCGCCGGAGGTGTTGTGTTGGCAAGGGCTCCGGCGGCTGACGCCGACGGCTCGCCAGGTTGGTTTCTTATCCTGCTTTGGAGTAGCTCTTCTCCCGCGGGGCGTAGCCGTAGTCCCGCAGCTTGCCGCTGAGGGTCCGCACCCCGATGCCCAGCGCCTCGGCGGTGCGAGCGCGGTGGCCGCCGAAGCGGTCGAGCGTCGCCTCGATCAGGCGCCGCTCTGCCTCGGCGAGCGACTGCCCTACGGCCGCCGGAACGCTACTCGGTTGGGGGGGGGCGGCCGCTCGGCCGCCGGCAAGCCAGGGGCGCAACAGCGACTCGGCCAACTCCCCTTCTTCGCCCAGCACGCAGGCGCGTGTGATCACGTTGTGCAGTTCCCGCACGTTCCCCGGCCACGTGTAGTCGAGCAGCAGTTGGCTGGCGGCGGGTTCGAGCGTCGGGGTCGGACGCCCCAATCGCTGCGACGCGGAGGCCGCGAAGCGCTCCGCCAGCAGCAGCACGTCGCCTCCGCGGCTGCGGAGCGGCGGCACCTCGATCGGGACCACGGCGAGCCGAAAGTAGAGGTCTTCCCGGAACCGTCCGGCCGAGACCTCGGTCTGGAGGTCGCGGTTGGTTGTGGCCAGCACACGGACGTCGGCCGGCGTCGACTGGCTCGAGCCGACACGCTCGAAGACGCGTTCTTGCAGCACCCGCAGCAGCTTGGCCTGTAGGGCCGGGTTGATCTCGGTCACCTCGTCCAGCAGCAGCGATCCGCCGGAGGCCTGCTCGAACCGGCCGACCCGGTCGGCGTCGGCGCCGGTGAACGCGCCGCGGCAGTGGCCGAACAACTCGCTCTCGGTAAGCTGCTCGGAAAGCACCGGGCAGTTGAGCCCGACGAACGGCCCGGCGCCCCGGCGGCTCTGGGCGTGCAGCGTGCGGGCGACCAGCTCCTTGCCGACGCCGCTCTCTCCGCAGATGAGCACGGTCTCGTCCGTGCGGGCGATCCGCTCGATCTGGTCGCGGAGCCGGCGCATGGCCTCGGACTCGCCCAGCATCTCGACTTCTCCCGGCGCCGCGGCGCCCCGCTCCGAGCGGGCCTCGATCCGTCGACGGTCGAGCGCCCTGGCGACGCAGTCCTCCAGCTTGCCGGCGTCGAAGGGCTTTTCTAGATAGTCGAAGGCGCCGCTCCGCATCGCCTCGACCGCCGTGCTCACGCTGGCGTGGGCGGTGATCATCAGCACCGCGGACGGGATCCGCCGGCGTTCCACCTCGCGGACCAGCTCCAGCCCGCTCATGCCCGGCATCTGCAGATCGCTCACCACCACGTCGGCGCGGGCGTCGCGCAGCACGTTGAGCGCCTCGACGGCGCTCGAGCAGGTCCGCACGGCGTACCCGGCGCACCCCAGCACGTCGGCGACCGACTGCCGCGCAGCGGCGTGGTCGTCGACCACCAGGACGCTCGGTTTAGATGGCGGCGCCGGTTGGCTCATGCGGCGGCCCTCATCACTTTGCGGGGGATGCGGATCGTGAACGCGGCGCCCCCTTCGGGGCAGTTCTCGGCGGTCACGACGCCGCCGTGGGCCTCGGCCACGTGCATCACCACGCTCAGCCCCAGGCCGGTGCCGCTTTCTTTGGTGGTGAAGAAGGGCTCGAACAGCCGCTTGCGTTGCTCGGGCGACAGCCCGGGCCCGCTGTCGGCGATCTCGATCTCGAAGCCGCGCGGCCCGTCGAAGCTGGTCGCCACCAGCTCGCCGCCGCCGGGCATCGCGTCCATCGCGTTGAGCACCAGGTTCAACAGCGCGCGTCGGATCATCTCACGGTCGGCGCTCACCAGCGTGTTGGGGGGGACGTCGAGCTCGACGTCGATCCCTTGCGCTTGGAGCTGCGGGGCGAGCGACTCGCAGACCTCTTCGATCAGCTCGCACACCAGGAAGTTCGACCAGCTCGGCTGGCGGTGGGCGGTGAAGCTCAGTAGATCGTTCACGGTGGCGTCCAGGGCGGTAAACCCTGCCTCGACCTTGGAAAGCACGTCGAGCGTCTCCCGGTCCGCGGAGAGCCGACGACGCAGTAAACTCAGGTACAACGAAACAGGGACCAGGTTGTTCCTAACCTCGTGCGCCACGTGCGAGGCCATCCGGCCGAGGTCGGCCAGCCGGTTCTCACGGGCCAGTTCGCGGTTCTTGACTTCCAGCTCGGTCGTCAGGCGGGCGACCTCGCCCTGCAGCGCGACGTGCGTCTGCTCGAGCCGCACGGTCGCCTGGTTCCAAGCCGCGAGGATCGCTTGCAGGTCTTCCGACTCCAGCGGCGCGTGCTCGTCCTGCGTCTGCGGAGCGATCCGCAGGGAGGTTCGCTGACGACCGGCGTCGGGGGCGGCGGCGTTTTGTTGGGGGACCATGGTCGCGGAGGGTAGGGCCTTAGGCCTTACGAAGAAAGATCAAGCCGCGCCGCGCCGCTAGCATCCTCCGCGGCGACGGGCCGGGGGGGGCCCGCGGTATGGTGAGCGCGGTAGGCGCCCGCGGCGCCGGCGGCACAGTGCGCTTGCCGAAGCTGCTGCCCCACGTCGTCGCGGCGAGATCGCATGCGGGCCTCTTGTTGCTCTTCCATCGCGACAATCTCGGCCAACAGCCTGGCGCATTCCTGCGATTCGCTCGCGGCAAGGGCGCGCTTCTGCGGCGAAGACCACGTCCGGTCCTCCGGCGCCTGGTCGCGGAAGGGCGCCATCGCCCGCTCGATCTGACCCAACGCATCGACCAACTGCTGCTTGGCGGAGAGCAGCCTCAGCAGGTTGGCGGTGTCGCCCGAGTCCACCAGGTCGGCCTGACGCAGCCCCACGGCGTGCAGTTGGCGCAGCACCTGGAGCTTGCGGTGGATAAGCGTGGCGAGCTCGTCGGTGGATGCGGTCATAGGCGCTCTTGCTCTACACGCGGGATTCACTAGCCGCCGGGCTACGCCCCGGCGGGGCGGCTCGCTGGTTGCGCTAACTCAGGGGCGCCCACGGGGCGTCGCCCGTCGGCTATTGGGGGCTCTCTTCTACGGATTGTCACCACCTCCCCATCTCGTCCAGCAGCATCCGCCACTCGTCCTGCTTCAGGTTGGTGCTGCTGGCGAAGTCGGTCTCGGGGGGGAGCCGCTCAAGCAGTTCCTGCGCCTGCTTGACGGTCAGCCGCGCCTTGATCGGGTCGCGCAGGCGCCGCCAGCAGAGCGAGATCTCTACCAGCGTCTCCAGCACGAACGGCTGGTCCTGATACAGGGTAGAGACGTTCGAGTACATGTCGATCGCGTCCTTGTAGCGCTCCAGGTCGAAGAGCACTGACCCCTGCATCATGTAGCAGTTGCGCAGCATCGCACGCGAAAGGTCGTCGATAGCGCCCCCGAGCGTGATTTCTTTTTGCACCGCGCTGTACAGCCGCAGCGCCTCGCTCAGGCGCGCGTGGGCCAGCTCCCGCGCCTTTTCACGCTCGGCCAGCGCGGGGGCGTCGACCGCCGCCGCCATCGGGGCCGCCGCCGAGTGGCGGTATGACTCGGCCGTGAGGTAGCGGGCCAACTGCGCCTCCTGCGATCCCGGGTACCGCAGCACGTACTCTTCAAGCTTGTCGGAAGCCTCGGCGTGCCTGCCCTGCTCGTGCAGCAGCCGCCCCAGCTCCAGCAGAGAGTCTCGCCACTCGGCGCTGCGGGGGGCCAGTGTCCCGCCGACCAGGTTGTCACGCAGCAACGCCTCGGCGCGCTCGCTCTTGCCGCGGGCCTGGTAGGCGCGGGCGCAGTCGAGCCGCGCCTGATAGCTAGCGGCGTCGTTGGGGTAGAACTCGATGCACTCCTCCAGCGCAGCAATCGCGGCGTCGGTCGATCCCAGCCCGAGCTGCGCCTGCCCCATCCGCAACAGCGCCTGTGCGCCGCGTCGTTTGGTCTCCTCGTTCAGGTAGCGACGCAAGATCCGCGCGGCGCTGGTGAAGCTGTGGCCGCTCAGGTAGGCCTCCGAGGACCGCCACAAGTACTCGGGGTACTCGGCCGTGGCGTAGCGGATCTCCGCGAGCCGTTCGTAGTTCTGCCCGGCCTCGCGGAGGCGCCGATAGCCCTCGTGTTGGGTCGGCTCGTCGGGGGCCGCCAGCAACGCTTCGCCCCAGGCCGCCAGCGTGTCGGCGCGCAACTCGGCCTGTTCGCCCGGCTCAAGCAGGGACCCCATGTCGCCTAGTAGGGAGATCGCGTCCTCAAATCGGCCCGCCCGCACCAGTTTGGCGCCCGCGTCGATCAAGCTCTTCCGCAGCTCGTGCTTCGGCGCCAGCTCGCTGCGGATGGTCGGCACGTCGGCCAGCAGCAGCAGCGACCGGCGGTACGACTCCGTTGCCAACGCCTGGTTGCCGGCCGCGAGGGCCATGTCGCCTTCGGCGATCGCGGCGGCCACCGATTCTGCGCAGGCGCCGAAGCTCCGCCGCAGAACCTCGTAGCTCTGCTGCGCTTCGTCGGGGCGTCCCCGCAGCTCCGCCACCCGGCCGGCCAAGAGCCTGGCCGCCCGTGTCGGGCCCGTTGCTAGCTTGTCCAGCGATTCTGCACGCTTGATCTCTTCAACGGCTAGTTCCAGCAACTCGGCGCGCTGCGGTCCCTCGGCGGCGCGGGCGGCGCCGATTTGCGCGGCGGCCCGGGCCACCGCCCGGCGGGCGGCCAGGTCGGGCGGAACCTCGTCGGTCAACTCCGTCAGCGCCTCGCTGTAACGCGAGAGCGCGTTGAGCGCCTCCGCCTTGCGGAGCTTCGCCTCGACACGTTCTGGGTCGTTCGGGTCGGCCCCTTCCTCCGAGAGGATGCGATCCAGCCGCTCGATCGCTTCTGCGTAACGCGGCGGGGAAGAGAAAAAGTAGGATTCTGCAATCAGCCGGTTCGCGAGCTGCGGCTCGGTGCAGCCCAGCTCGATCGCTTCTTCGAGCGCCTCCTTCCCTTGCTCTAGCTGATCACTCTCGACCAGGCTGAAGCCCAGCAGGAACGCCGCGTCGGCCTCACGCTCTTCCGGGAGCCCAAGGATCTGCGCCTGCTGCAGGTAGCGGGCCGCGGAAGCGTAGCCGTTTTTTCTTCGTTCGGGGGACCACTCTGCCTTGGCGCGTGCGGCCTGCGAAGCCCCCAGCACGTACAGCACCCCGCCCGGCGGGCCGTCGGTTGGCTCGAGACTGCCGTGCAGTTGGTCGGCGATCAGGCCGGCCGTCTCCCATTCGCCCTCGTCCAGGGCGCGGAGGGCCCTGGGGAGCGTGAGGGCCTGCCGCTGGAGCGCCAGCCTGGCGGTCGCCAGCCACGCCACGATCGTGCCCAGCACCACCGCCCCCAGCGTCGCGGCGATCGCTAGTTGACGCATCCGGCTTGCGCCGGCCCAGGCCCGGGCGCGGGAGAGCAACCCCGGCCGGCTAGGCGTTGGTAGCGCGTCGGGCTCTTTCATCGGCGCCTCGTGTCGCTGCGATCGTGGAAACGCGGTCGCTTCTAGCGACCCTGCGACGCCGGAGTCAATCGCGACCCGCGGCACGCGGCGCCGCCGCTCACAAAGCTAGCATCAGCGGGCGAGCGGGGTCGGAAGGAACGTTTCCTGCCGCACGCCGAGGCGGTCTTCGCTCCCCAGGTAGAACAGGGCGGCGCCCACCTGCGCGGTCGACAGCACCTCGGCGCCCCCGGCGTGGTAGCTGGCGGAGACCTCGTCGATCGGGTCGGCAAGCGAACCGCTCACGACGGCGACCTCGGGTGAGCACCACGCACAGAACCCGGGGGGGTCGCTCCGCGGGCTGCCGTGGTGGGGCGTCATCACCACCGTGCAGTCGTACTTTTCCTGCGCCACCACCTGCCGCATGCCGGCGCCCTCGAGGTCGCCCGTGAGCAGGACCCGGGCGCCGCCGTACTCAAGCCCCAAGACGACGCTGTTTGCGTTGTCTGTATCGATCACCCCCAAGGCGGTGGGGTGGAGCAGTTCGCCCGTGAGCGGACCGATCTTGATTTGTTCCCCCAGCTCGACGGTGCGTATCGGCACGCCGCGAGACTTCAGCAGCCTGCGGAGCTCTACCGGCGCCGAGGCGTCGGTCGGGTCGTCCCAACGCGGGAACATCACGGACGAAACCAGCGTCGCGCCGATGCTGAAGCGTTCGGCGAGTTCGGGGACCGCGTTGAAGTGGTCGATGTCTGCGTGGGAGAGCACCAGCACGTCGATCCGCCGCTCGCCCCGGCTCCAGAGGTACGCCGCGATCGCCTCCGCCGCTCCCTCTGGGGAGCTGAGCGCGCCGGCGTCGTACATCAACACGCCCCCGCCGGGGGGGCGGACCACGACGCACGCGCCGTGGCCGACCGAGAGGAACGCGACCTCCGTCTCATCGCGCAGGGTCTCCTGCCACGCGGCCGGCAAGAACGCCGCGGCGAGCCACACCGGCGCCCCC from Pirellulimonas nuda includes:
- a CDS encoding sigma-54-dependent transcriptional regulator, with product MSQPAPPSKPSVLVVDDHAAARQSVADVLGCAGYAVRTCSSAVEALNVLRDARADVVVSDLQMPGMSGLELVREVERRRIPSAVLMITAHASVSTAVEAMRSGAFDYLEKPFDAGKLEDCVARALDRRRIEARSERGAAAPGEVEMLGESEAMRRLRDQIERIARTDETVLICGESGVGKELVARTLHAQSRRGAGPFVGLNCPVLSEQLTESELFGHCRGAFTGADADRVGRFEQASGGSLLLDEVTEINPALQAKLLRVLQERVFERVGSSQSTPADVRVLATTNRDLQTEVSAGRFREDLYFRLAVVPIEVPPLRSRGGDVLLLAERFAASASQRLGRPTPTLEPAASQLLLDYTWPGNVRELHNVITRACVLGEEGELAESLLRPWLAGGRAAAPPQPSSVPAAVGQSLAEAERRLIEATLDRFGGHRARTAEALGIGVRTLSGKLRDYGYAPREKSYSKAG
- the flgB gene encoding flagellar basal body rod protein FlgB yields the protein MLANLFQGSTVPVLEQVVNFAEARHGVLAGNIANLDTPGYKSRDLSPQLFQEKLKNAVESRRNRPDASEIGSPGLLAAPRTERADEFAAVSESLAGMLRHDGTDVSIENQVAEISKNQSMHNMAVSLLSQQFRLMRSAISERGV
- a CDS encoding sensor histidine kinase; amino-acid sequence: MVPQQNAAAPDAGRQRTSLRIAPQTQDEHAPLESEDLQAILAAWNQATVRLEQTHVALQGEVARLTTELEVKNRELARENRLADLGRMASHVAHEVRNNLVPVSLYLSLLRRRLSADRETLDVLSKVEAGFTALDATVNDLLSFTAHRQPSWSNFLVCELIEEVCESLAPQLQAQGIDVELDVPPNTLVSADREMIRRALLNLVLNAMDAMPGGGELVATSFDGPRGFEIEIADSGPGLSPEQRKRLFEPFFTTKESGTGLGLSVVMHVAEAHGGVVTAENCPEGGAAFTIRIPRKVMRAAA
- a CDS encoding tetratricopeptide repeat protein produces the protein MKEPDALPTPSRPGLLSRARAWAGASRMRQLAIAATLGAVVLGTIVAWLATARLALQRQALTLPRALRALDEGEWETAGLIADQLHGSLEPTDGPPGGVLYVLGASQAARAKAEWSPERRKNGYASAARYLQQAQILGLPEEREADAAFLLGFSLVESDQLEQGKEALEEAIELGCTEPQLANRLIAESYFFSSPPRYAEAIERLDRILSEEGADPNDPERVEAKLRKAEALNALSRYSEALTELTDEVPPDLAARRAVARAAAQIGAARAAEGPQRAELLELAVEEIKRAESLDKLATGPTRAARLLAGRVAELRGRPDEAQQSYEVLRRSFGACAESVAAAIAEGDMALAAGNQALATESYRRSLLLLADVPTIRSELAPKHELRKSLIDAGAKLVRAGRFEDAISLLGDMGSLLEPGEQAELRADTLAAWGEALLAAPDEPTQHEGYRRLREAGQNYERLAEIRYATAEYPEYLWRSSEAYLSGHSFTSAARILRRYLNEETKRRGAQALLRMGQAQLGLGSTDAAIAALEECIEFYPNDAASYQARLDCARAYQARGKSERAEALLRDNLVGGTLAPRSAEWRDSLLELGRLLHEQGRHAEASDKLEEYVLRYPGSQEAQLARYLTAESYRHSAAAPMAAAVDAPALAEREKARELAHARLSEALRLYSAVQKEITLGGAIDDLSRAMLRNCYMMQGSVLFDLERYKDAIDMYSNVSTLYQDQPFVLETLVEISLCWRRLRDPIKARLTVKQAQELLERLPPETDFASSTNLKQDEWRMLLDEMGRW